Within Brachyhypopomus gauderio isolate BG-103 chromosome 4, BGAUD_0.2, whole genome shotgun sequence, the genomic segment ATGATCAAAGCTCAAAAGGCTAATCATATAGAAATAGTGTGACTACTTTTGATGACTCATGTTATTTTGATTACGTGTGATAGTAATAATAGATGTAATTATCTTATGGTGTCTTAGTTTGCATATATTTTATAGGTCCTGTGGGGGTTCCTACAAGTTTGTATCCCTGTGGAGAGCCGCCTCGTTATTATGGAGATTAAAGTGGTAGGGTCAATGTCACACACCTGCAACTCATTGCAACTCAACGTGCACACTTTTATATTTCGTAGGAAATGCCTTCAGTATGGTAAACTGCTTTAACTTTGATCTTTACACGGGGTATAAAATGTGTCCTGCTTGCTTCTTTTTCCCTTcctactttccctcttttttcCTAAGTGGAAAGCTGTTAAATCTGTTGAACGTCATGGCCTGCTGCATGTAATCTAGAGGCTCGCTCCAAATGTTTTAATAAAGATCGTTCTTGTTCTGATATCACATAAAGGGAACAGATAGTTGATGAAATGAAATGATTCTTTAAGTTGACTACAGCGTAAAGTGAAGAGCTGCCCAGTCATGCAGACAAACAATGAAGTTCATTGAAATTTTTGCTATCATCAGTAGCATAATGTATGCTGTCAGACGAACTAGAAAGCTTTATGATATACTCACTTTGCAACATAGCGGAAGAAAAATGCTCACACAATCAGACGttcacaccatctctctctAAAATATGGAGATGACGTAGCAATGCTTATGAAATGAGGACACAGGAAATGCATTTATATAATCATAGTGACTTAATTAGGACACAGTGTCTTCTATTGTGACAGCTGAGGATTCTGCAATATCAACTAACATGCCTCTCTGCATCATTTTAAAAAGCAGTGTGTTGCAGTGCATTCTCACATTTTGCAGTACCCATAAACATGCAATAACTATTAATCATACATCGGACAGATTATATGTGTTTTTACAAAACATCTGCATAAATGTTTTTACACATTTGGTTAATGCAAAGGCCAATATCCATTAAAGTCTGctagaaagaaaaaagaaaaaaaatcacttaaaaatgatgatgatgatgatgatcacgatgatgatgataaatGCCATAGAACCATATGGTACATGGTAACCAATTAAATGATTTTACCGGCAAGTGCAATTACTTTCAAACCAATTTTATCATATGACACCACTTAAAGTTTGCCTATAAAACCTTGCCTTAACCAGCAGCTGGGTACAGGAGGACTGGAAAGAAAAATGGTTTTCGCATATGAAATTTGGTATCTGGGGACTACTTTGAATCTCAAGCAATGAGAAACTGTCGACACTGCTTACCATATCTAAAGTTCTAAAATTATATGACTAGGTCCTTTACTGAGGAGTGCTGACGAAGACAGAATGAACCTCTCACCATAATAACACAGCAGGTTGCCACAAGGCGTTGGAAATGACACTGAGGCTTAAGAATTTCATACTCCATAATGTGAACAGCAGCAGGAGAAAAAGCTCGCAATACAAAGTAATGTAGTGTGAGCAGACAGAAAATAAATTTTCCCCACAGCGTTATTGGATATAGTTAAACAGAAATGTATGGATCTTCGGAATGCATAAAAGCACCGCCACATTAGAATAATGGACACGTAGTTCCAGACGAACGTGAAAGGAAATTAAGAAACAGTAGGAAAGAGCTGAGTGGTATAATATATAACTATTGTAGATTAATCGAATGCTTAGTAAGTATTATGTTATTGATCGTGAGATTGCAAATGTTCGTGGAGGAGCGTGTTGTCTTTGAGAGATGAGTATTCCTTACGACAGACCCCACGCGCTTGTGTCACTTCACTTCGAACGTGGTCCAGAAACTTTTAAAATCCACCCCCTCCTTGCAAAACCTAGGACATATTCTCAAACGCTGCATTCGCGGTACAAGACTCTGCTTAAATATAAGGCTTTAAAGTATTCCAATGCGACTTCTAAAAAGATTTTTACAAGTACTTTTTCTACAATTCGCGCGTTTTCTTATCATTTAAACAAGCAACATATGATTCTGTAAGAAATATCAGTGTCGTCTGTGCAAAGAAATGGCGGGTAGTATTGCTAGAGGTGTTATGCTTTTGTACGTTTCTATATTTGGATGTGTTCTGCAAACCGTTTACTGTCAGCACCGTTCGGAACCAAGACCAGCGCGCGCGCAACATGCAGGTGCGTTGCGCACCAGGATCAGATGGACTAACAACGGCCGCGTTTACAGTTTATTAAGCCACGGTTCCGAATATGTCCCATCGGACCGACAGGAGAACAGGGAATCGGATAGCCCAGTCGTCGTGATCAGAGACAGTAATGATACGGTTTCAAGGCGCCTTGGGACACGCACGGAATCTCCAAGAGACCCACCGACCCGAGCGCTGGAAGGTTCCGCGTCCCGCCGAACACAAGCTCGGTTAAGGCAACGTCCGGTGGAGTCAATTCCTGCACAAGAAGCGACGCAGGAAGAGTCAACAAGCGACACTGTTTCTACCAATTCACCACCACTAAGCAGTCCGAGGCAAGAGGAACAAATGCTCGCGGATGATCCATATGACCCTTACAAATCCTCCCGTAACAGTCAATATAATCCATATTACAATTACTATGACTCTTACTACACGCCTCGGTACAGAACCAGACAAAGACCCGGTTATGGGACGCATTACTTTCAAAATGGTAAGATTTTGATTGTGATTTAGGTTCATATGTTCTGAAGAAATATCAAATATAGGCCTACAGTACTAATTTCACACCTGTCACTAACAGGGCTCCCAGATCTGGTCACAGACCCCTATTACGTCCAGATTTCTACATATGTACAGAGGGTACCGATGTACAACCTTAGGTGTGCAGCTGAGGAAAACTGCTTGTCAAGGTTGGTGTTGTTTTTTATCCATCATATAACTTCAAGCAATTTACTTTccatttacttttaaaaagttctTTGCATCGATTTAAAAAAGACATCTTTATAAGAAGACCGCTGATTTATAAGGCTTGTAACTCCTGTTTGATTTTTGCATTCATATGTACTAATTGTGGTCGGCAGGGGTGGAGCCCTCGTTTCATGTCCGATAAGCACGAAAAGCGCTTCTCCTCGTGGCATTGCCCTTTTAAACGCAATTAATCAGATCTTTTTTAAAGGTCGCTTTATATGCCAACAGTTCCGCTGATCACGCGAGGGACTATGATACAAGAGTGTTGCTAAGGTTTCCTCAACGAGTGAAGAATCAGGGAACCTCGGACTTTCTTCCCAGCCGTCCACGCTACGCCTGGGAATGGCACAGCTGTCACCAGTGAGTGCTGACGTCCTCCCTACTCTAGTTTTACCCCGAACCCTTTCTGTTTGACGCAATTACTTCTTCTCTGTGTTCACTTTTTCACCACTAGGTGTCAGGTAGGTTCAAGGCAGAACTTTTCATTTTAGAACTGTGGCtgtatttaatgtttatttatctatttgttttatattctgatttttttgtttattgcaacccccccccccccaagcaatATATCTAATTACATACTAACTTTATTGTTTAATTATTCTGCTGTATAAAACACTTTGAATTCCCTCTGTGTGTGAAAGTGCCTTACAGATAAACCTGACTTACCTTGCTTTGCTTAGTGTAGAGTTACAGGAAGTTTATTAACATCACTATCATTCCTCTTTAACATCAAAACAAATTTTCTAGCATTCCTTAAAGGGAATAAAATAAGCTAAATGGAATGAATGAGTACAATAGCTTTGGGGAATCCTTCCTTTGAATGAACTCCTGTATGTTCTATTAAGAGCTGCATAATAAGCGAGGATGATGTTTAATATACAGTGTTTCCCCCCCATGTCCCCATATTCAGACATTTCCACAGCATGGCTGAGTTTTGCCATTATGACCTGCTGGACGCCAGCACCCAGAGCAGGGTAGCAGAAGGACACAAAGCTAGCTTCTGCCTGGAGGACACGTCCTGCGACCCGGGACACTACAGACGTTACGCCTGCACCTCCCATACTCAGGTGTAGTTCCACTTGCCTCCCCCATGACCTCATAACGCCAGTTATGAGTAATAGAGAGCTCTATGACGGCCTGATCACGTAAAATTTTACATAAGCATGCATTTTAAATGGACTAAACAGAAACGCTACCCTAAACAGAAAAACTGAGAAACCAGAAATGTTGTATGCCCAGCCATCAGTATAAAAAATATTTCTGACTCTTAACTTGGATTATTAATTAGGGACTGAGCCCAGGATGTTATGACACTTACAACGCAGATATTGACTGCCAGTGGATTGATATTACCGATGTTAAACCTGGCAAATATATTCTCAAGGTGAgcttttacattatttattctATGCACTCTTGTGTGCTTAAAATGCCTGTTtctgatatatttttgtttggttgTGTTTCAGATTACTGTGAATCCTGGCTTCCAGGTTCCAGAGTCAGACTACAACAATAACATTGTTCGCTGTGACATTCAGTATACCGGCAATTATGTCCACACTTCAGGATGCAGTGTGTCTCAGTAAGTGGAAGCAACTCAGATACTTCAATTTTTAAAGTGCTAaaggtaacactttacattaagcgttgactaactaacgtgaagtaatgcattagttaagatgaacaacacatgaagtaacacattaacaataattaactaacgttaagtaaacatgtaacagttgcaggtcctgttttggctctttgcTGCTTGCACCTTTTTTGGTGCgaccttaaaggaatatattacattgtactgatttacctacataagtaatgggtaacttggaaatatccagaatctatcagcataagaactgaagtgtgtccatactgtttttagctctttagtcccttgtgctccaaactaaaacactaaagctctaaaaaGGTGCGAGTAACAAAGAGCTAAAACTGGAGCTGCAACTGTAACATGTTTaattaacgttagttaattattgttaatatgttacttcatgtgttgttcatgttaactaacacattacttcacgttagtaagtaaacacttaatgcAAAGTGTTATTGTGTTAAATGTGCTCTGGTTTCCACAAACATGAGAAACATGATTAtataggtgcttaattttatacacctgtggccatggaagccTTTTTTCTCACGAACATTAAGAACAAGTCGTTGCAGTGCCCCCTTGTGCATTCTCCTGGAAATACAAGTTTTGAAATGTTTATACAATGGGCAGATTAGTTTTAGAATTTTTGCTGTGAATTCTAATAGTTTTATTGCAACAGTTAAATATTACTGTAGGATGAATGAAAACTCTTTTACTCTTCAGAT encodes:
- the lox gene encoding protein-lysine 6-oxidase, producing the protein MAGSIARGVMLLYVSIFGCVLQTVYCQHRSEPRPARAQHAGALRTRIRWTNNGRVYSLLSHGSEYVPSDRQENRESDSPVVVIRDSNDTVSRRLGTRTESPRDPPTRALEGSASRRTQARLRQRPVESIPAQEATQEESTSDTVSTNSPPLSSPRQEEQMLADDPYDPYKSSRNSQYNPYYNYYDSYYTPRYRTRQRPGYGTHYFQNGLPDLVTDPYYVQISTYVQRVPMYNLRCAAEENCLSSSADHARDYDTRVLLRFPQRVKNQGTSDFLPSRPRYAWEWHSCHQHFHSMAEFCHYDLLDASTQSRVAEGHKASFCLEDTSCDPGHYRRYACTSHTQGLSPGCYDTYNADIDCQWIDITDVKPGKYILKITVNPGFQVPESDYNNNIVRCDIQYTGNYVHTSGCSVSQY